The following proteins are co-located in the Eubalaena glacialis isolate mEubGla1 chromosome 14, mEubGla1.1.hap2.+ XY, whole genome shotgun sequence genome:
- the RETSAT gene encoding all-trans-retinol 13,14-reductase isoform X2, with translation MWLLLLPLAALLLAVLGKVCKGLFSGSSPNPFSEDVKRPPAPLVTDKEARKKVLKQAFSASRVPEKLDVVVIGSGFGGLAAAAILTKAGKRVLVLEQHTKAGGCCHTFGQDGLEFDTGIHYIGRMQEGSFGRFILDQITEGQLDWAPTASPFDIMVLEGPNGRKEFPMYSGEKAYIQGLKEKFPQEEAAIDKYIRLVKVVSRGVIHAILLKILPLPMVQALNKYGLLTRFSSFLHASTQSLAEVLRELPASPELQAVLSYIFPTYGVTASHTTFAMHALLVDHYIKGAFYPRGGSSEIAFHTIPVIQRAGGAVLTRAPVQSILLDSAGKACGVKRQLGMVRPGLSVFSVFICLRGTKKDLGLPSTNYYIYFDTDLDTAMEHYLSLPADKAVEHMPVLFIAFPSAKDPTWEDRFSGRSTGVVLVPTSYEWFEEWRDEPQGKRSSGYETLKSSFVEAALSVILKLFPQLEGKVDSVTGGSPLTSQFYLAAPRGACYGADHDLGRLHPGALASMRAQSPIPNLYLTGQDVFTCGLMGALQGALLCSSAILKRNLYSDLQKLGARVQAQKKKN, from the exons ATGTGGCTGTTGCTGCTGCCGCTGGCTGCGCTGCTGCTGGCCGTCCTCGGCAAAGTTTGCAAGGGGTTGTTCTCCGGCAGCTCCCCGAACCCCTTCTCCGAGGATGTCAAGCGGCCACCCGCGCCCCTGGTGACCGACAAGGAGGCCAGGAAGAAGGTTCTCAAGCAAG CTTTCTCAGCCAGCCGAGTGCCAGAGAAGCTGGATGTGGTGGTGATAGGCAGTGGCTTTGGGGGCCTGGCGGCAGCTGCGATCCTGACCAAAGCTGGCAAGCGAGTTCTGGTGCTGGAACAACATACCAAGGCGGGAGGCTGTTGTCATACCTTTGGACAGGATGGCCTTGAATTTGACACGG GAATCCATTATATCGGGCGCATGCAGGAGGGCAGCTTTGGCCGTTTTATCTTGGACCAGATCACTGAGGGGCAGTTGGACTGGGCTCCCACGGCCTCTCCCTTTGACATCATGGTACTAGAAGGGCCCAATGGCCGAAAGGAGTTTCCCATGTACAGTGGGGAGAAAGCCTACATACAGGGCCTCAAGGAGAAGTTTCCCCAGGAAGAAGCTGCCATCGACAAGTATATAAGGCTGGTTAAG GTGGTATCCAGAGGAGTCATTCATGCCATCTTGTTGAAGATCCTCCCGCTGCCCATGGTTCAGGCCCTCAACAAGTATGGGCTGCTCACCCGTTTCTCTTCGTTCCTCCATGCATCCACCCAGAGCCTGGCCGAGGTCCTGCGGGAGCTGCCAGCCTCCCCGGAGCTCCAGGCCGTGCTCAGCTACATCTTCCCCACTTATG gTGTGACCGCCAGCCACACCACCTTTGCCATGCATGCTCTGCTGGTTGACCACTACATAAAAGGGGCCTTTTATCCCCGAGGGGGTTCCAGTGAAATCGCTTTCCACACCATCCCTGTGATTCAGCGGGCCGGGGGTGCTGTCTTGACGAGGGCCCCTGTGCAGAGCATCTTGCTGGACTCAGCTGGGAAAGCCTGCG GTGTGAAGCGGCAGCTGGGGATGGTGCGGCCCGGCCTGAGCGTGTTCTCTGTCTTCATCTGCCTCCGAGGCACCAAGAAGGACCTGGGGCTGCCGTCTACCAACTACTACATTTATTTTGACACAGACTTGGACACGGC aaTGGAGCACTACCTCTCTCTGCCTGCGGACAAGGCTGTGGAGCACATGCCCGTTCTCTTCATTGCTTTCCCGTCGGCCAAGGACCCGACGTGGGAGGACCGGTTTTCAG GCCGCTCCACAGGGGTCGTGCTGGTGCCCACCTCCTATGAGTGGTTCGAGGAGTGGCGGGACGAGCCCCAGGGAAAGAGGAGCAGCGGCTACGAGACCCTCAAGAGCTCCTTTGTTGAAGCCGCTCTGTCGGTCATCCTGAAGCTGTTCCCACAGCTGGAGGGGAAG GTGGACAGTGTGACTGGAGGGTCTCCGTTGACCAGTCAGTTCTACCTGGCAGCTCCCCGGGGGGCCTGCTACGGGGCTGACCATGACCTGGGCCGCCTGCATCCTGGTGCGCTGGCCTCCATGAGGGCCCAGAGCCCCATCCCCAACCTCTACCTGACAG GCCAGGATGTCTTCACCTGTGGGTTGATGGGAGCCCTGCAAGGGGCGCTGCTGTGCAGCAGCGCCATCCTGAAGCGGAACCTGTACTCAGACCTTCAGAAGCTTGGCGCAAGGGTCCAGgcacagaagaagaagaattaG
- the RETSAT gene encoding all-trans-retinol 13,14-reductase isoform X1, producing MWLLLLPLAALLLAVLGKVCKGLFSGSSPNPFSEDVKRPPAPLVTDKEARKKVLKQAFSASRVPEKLDVVVIGSGFGGLAAAAILTKAGKRVLVLEQHTKAGGCCHTFGQDGLEFDTGIHYIGRMQEGSFGRFILDQITEGQLDWAPTASPFDIMVLEGPNGRKEFPMYSGEKAYIQGLKEKFPQEEAAIDKYIRLVKVVSRGVIHAILLKILPLPMVQALNKYGLLTRFSSFLHASTQSLAEVLRELPASPELQAVLSYIFPTYGVTASHTTFAMHALLVDHYIKGAFYPRGGSSEIAFHTIPVIQRAGGAVLTRAPVQSILLDSAGKACGVTVKEGQELVNIYCPIVISNAGLFNTYEYLLPEKARCLPGVKRQLGMVRPGLSVFSVFICLRGTKKDLGLPSTNYYIYFDTDLDTAMEHYLSLPADKAVEHMPVLFIAFPSAKDPTWEDRFSGRSTGVVLVPTSYEWFEEWRDEPQGKRSSGYETLKSSFVEAALSVILKLFPQLEGKVDSVTGGSPLTSQFYLAAPRGACYGADHDLGRLHPGALASMRAQSPIPNLYLTGQDVFTCGLMGALQGALLCSSAILKRNLYSDLQKLGARVQAQKKKN from the exons ATGTGGCTGTTGCTGCTGCCGCTGGCTGCGCTGCTGCTGGCCGTCCTCGGCAAAGTTTGCAAGGGGTTGTTCTCCGGCAGCTCCCCGAACCCCTTCTCCGAGGATGTCAAGCGGCCACCCGCGCCCCTGGTGACCGACAAGGAGGCCAGGAAGAAGGTTCTCAAGCAAG CTTTCTCAGCCAGCCGAGTGCCAGAGAAGCTGGATGTGGTGGTGATAGGCAGTGGCTTTGGGGGCCTGGCGGCAGCTGCGATCCTGACCAAAGCTGGCAAGCGAGTTCTGGTGCTGGAACAACATACCAAGGCGGGAGGCTGTTGTCATACCTTTGGACAGGATGGCCTTGAATTTGACACGG GAATCCATTATATCGGGCGCATGCAGGAGGGCAGCTTTGGCCGTTTTATCTTGGACCAGATCACTGAGGGGCAGTTGGACTGGGCTCCCACGGCCTCTCCCTTTGACATCATGGTACTAGAAGGGCCCAATGGCCGAAAGGAGTTTCCCATGTACAGTGGGGAGAAAGCCTACATACAGGGCCTCAAGGAGAAGTTTCCCCAGGAAGAAGCTGCCATCGACAAGTATATAAGGCTGGTTAAG GTGGTATCCAGAGGAGTCATTCATGCCATCTTGTTGAAGATCCTCCCGCTGCCCATGGTTCAGGCCCTCAACAAGTATGGGCTGCTCACCCGTTTCTCTTCGTTCCTCCATGCATCCACCCAGAGCCTGGCCGAGGTCCTGCGGGAGCTGCCAGCCTCCCCGGAGCTCCAGGCCGTGCTCAGCTACATCTTCCCCACTTATG gTGTGACCGCCAGCCACACCACCTTTGCCATGCATGCTCTGCTGGTTGACCACTACATAAAAGGGGCCTTTTATCCCCGAGGGGGTTCCAGTGAAATCGCTTTCCACACCATCCCTGTGATTCAGCGGGCCGGGGGTGCTGTCTTGACGAGGGCCCCTGTGCAGAGCATCTTGCTGGACTCAGCTGGGAAAGCCTGCG GTGTCACTGTGAAGGAGGGTCAGGAGCTGGTGAACATCTATTGCCCCATCGTGATCTCCAACGCAGGATTATTCAATACCTATGAGTACTTGTTGCCAGAGAAGGCCCGCTGTCTGCCAG GTGTGAAGCGGCAGCTGGGGATGGTGCGGCCCGGCCTGAGCGTGTTCTCTGTCTTCATCTGCCTCCGAGGCACCAAGAAGGACCTGGGGCTGCCGTCTACCAACTACTACATTTATTTTGACACAGACTTGGACACGGC aaTGGAGCACTACCTCTCTCTGCCTGCGGACAAGGCTGTGGAGCACATGCCCGTTCTCTTCATTGCTTTCCCGTCGGCCAAGGACCCGACGTGGGAGGACCGGTTTTCAG GCCGCTCCACAGGGGTCGTGCTGGTGCCCACCTCCTATGAGTGGTTCGAGGAGTGGCGGGACGAGCCCCAGGGAAAGAGGAGCAGCGGCTACGAGACCCTCAAGAGCTCCTTTGTTGAAGCCGCTCTGTCGGTCATCCTGAAGCTGTTCCCACAGCTGGAGGGGAAG GTGGACAGTGTGACTGGAGGGTCTCCGTTGACCAGTCAGTTCTACCTGGCAGCTCCCCGGGGGGCCTGCTACGGGGCTGACCATGACCTGGGCCGCCTGCATCCTGGTGCGCTGGCCTCCATGAGGGCCCAGAGCCCCATCCCCAACCTCTACCTGACAG GCCAGGATGTCTTCACCTGTGGGTTGATGGGAGCCCTGCAAGGGGCGCTGCTGTGCAGCAGCGCCATCCTGAAGCGGAACCTGTACTCAGACCTTCAGAAGCTTGGCGCAAGGGTCCAGgcacagaagaagaagaattaG